In a single window of the Polynucleobacter sp. MWH-UH24A genome:
- a CDS encoding tetratricopeptide repeat protein, which produces MNLNSVIQLHQKGQFDLAEKHYKKLLKINKNNIDLLFLLGLLYAQTNKTNSAIIQFEKVLSIELDHLPSLYNLSIAYIENGKPEFAIKNLSKCIDLDGENHKNYLARADAYIKIGKFLNAKSDVEKSISISPLDFSNYTKRAYIYEQEGKYLEAIKDLKTVLVSELNLDELNFNIGNLYAKINDHSEAISHYLTAIDQNNIKPEFYLNLANSYAAVKNFKMAIQNYRKAYDLNSNLKYLKSSYTSCALSTCSWDDFSKFSEKYEQDMIAGFDAPIFPSECLIYINDPEIQRIITSKWLASKNIIAESSFKLATVSKDKISVGYFSGDFRNHAVTHLISNLIELHDRSRFNIYGFSYGENTNDIYQQRIFSAFDGIFDIKNLNDFEVIDLTRNLKIDIAIDLSVFTIPNRHELFIKRVAPIQINYLGYPGTSCIPNMDYIIADPFLIPNELQKFYSEKIIYLPETYQPNDSAREINYSNFDRKYYGLPSEAIVYCCFNQTTKISKTLFKVWMEILDSVDNSVLWLLCTDDFTKYNLLCEANKNNINPNRLIFAEFCDHKQHLERYKMADLFLDTYPYNAHTTASDSLWNGIPVISLYGNTFASRVGLSLLNAVDLPFLAVNTLLEYKNLAISLGKNPNTLTDLKRKLIHVREESKLFDTKNYVKSIERAFEIAVSRFDSNEEKDHIYINKLIN; this is translated from the coding sequence ATGAATTTAAACTCAGTCATTCAATTACATCAAAAAGGTCAGTTTGATCTAGCTGAGAAACACTATAAGAAATTACTTAAGATTAATAAAAATAATATTGATTTATTATTTTTATTAGGTTTACTTTATGCACAAACAAATAAAACAAATAGTGCAATTATTCAATTTGAGAAAGTACTATCAATTGAATTAGATCATTTACCTTCTCTATATAATTTGTCCATAGCATATATTGAAAATGGCAAGCCAGAATTTGCGATAAAAAATTTAAGTAAGTGCATAGATTTAGACGGCGAAAATCATAAAAATTATCTAGCAAGAGCAGATGCATACATTAAGATCGGAAAATTCTTAAATGCAAAATCTGATGTTGAAAAATCTATTAGTATTAGCCCACTTGATTTCAGCAATTATACAAAGCGAGCATATATTTACGAGCAAGAGGGTAAATATCTTGAAGCAATTAAAGATTTAAAAACTGTACTGGTAAGCGAATTAAATTTGGATGAATTAAATTTTAATATTGGAAATCTATATGCAAAAATTAATGATCATAGTGAAGCAATTTCCCACTACCTAACAGCAATAGATCAAAATAATATTAAGCCTGAATTCTATTTAAATTTAGCGAATTCATATGCTGCTGTAAAGAATTTTAAAATGGCAATTCAAAATTATCGAAAAGCATATGACTTAAATAGTAATTTAAAATATTTAAAGTCCTCATATACCTCATGTGCACTTTCTACATGCTCGTGGGATGATTTTAGTAAATTTTCTGAAAAATATGAGCAGGACATGATTGCTGGATTTGATGCCCCGATATTTCCATCAGAGTGTTTAATTTATATTAATGATCCAGAAATTCAAAGAATAATTACGAGTAAATGGCTAGCTTCAAAAAATATAATAGCTGAATCAAGTTTTAAGCTAGCAACAGTATCAAAAGATAAAATTAGTGTTGGGTATTTTTCTGGTGACTTTAGAAACCATGCAGTAACACATCTTATTTCAAATTTAATCGAACTTCATGATCGTTCTAGGTTTAATATCTACGGATTTTCATATGGAGAAAATACTAATGATATTTATCAGCAACGAATTTTTTCTGCATTTGATGGTATTTTTGATATAAAAAATCTTAATGATTTTGAAGTTATAGATTTAACTAGAAACCTGAAAATCGATATTGCTATTGATCTTTCTGTTTTCACAATTCCAAATAGACACGAACTCTTTATCAAGCGAGTTGCGCCGATTCAAATCAATTATTTAGGCTACCCGGGAACATCATGTATTCCAAATATGGATTACATCATTGCAGATCCGTTTTTAATTCCGAATGAATTACAAAAATTTTACAGTGAAAAGATCATATATCTTCCCGAAACCTATCAACCAAATGATAGCGCTAGAGAGATTAATTATTCTAACTTTGATCGCAAATATTATGGTTTACCAAGCGAAGCAATAGTGTATTGTTGCTTCAATCAGACTACTAAAATATCGAAAACTCTATTCAAAGTATGGATGGAAATTTTAGATAGTGTTGATAATTCAGTGCTATGGCTTTTATGTACAGATGACTTTACTAAATACAATTTGTTATGCGAGGCAAATAAAAATAATATTAATCCAAATCGTTTGATTTTTGCTGAATTTTGTGATCATAAACAACATCTAGAGCGATATAAAATGGCTGATCTTTTTCTAGATACTTACCCATATAACGCTCATACAACTGCCAGCGATTCATTGTGGAACGGTATACCTGTGATAAGTTTATATGGTAATACTTTTGCCAGTAGGGTTGGTTTGAGCTTACTGAACGCCGTTGATTTACCCTTTCTTGCAGTAAATACCCTTTTAGAATATAAAAATTTGGCTATTAGCTTGGGTAAAAATCCCAACACCTTAACCGATCTTAAGAGAAAGCTAATTCATGTTCGGGAAGAGTCAAAACTATTTGATACTAAAAATTATGTAAAGTCAATTGAGCGTGCTTTTGAAATTGCTGTTAGTCGCTTTGATAGTAACGAGGAAAAGGATCATATATATATTAATAAATTAATAAATTAA
- a CDS encoding cytochrome c1, translating to MLSAVFAAGGDFPLDSAPNRVNNNASLQNGAKIFVNYCLGCHSAVNLRYNRLRDIGLNDQQIKDNLILGDQKVGDLMTIAMSPKDAKAWFGKVPPDLSVEARARGTDWLYTYFRTYYKDEESPTGWNNLVYPNVGMPHVLWELQGERIAKFDNVKDSKDPSKSTKVFKGFEQVSPGLMKPQEYDDNIADLVSFMSWMAEPTQLQRKRIGVVVLLFLAIFTLIAWRLNKAYWKDIR from the coding sequence ATGCTTAGCGCTGTATTTGCTGCTGGCGGTGATTTTCCCCTCGATAGCGCGCCCAATCGCGTAAACAACAATGCTTCCTTGCAAAATGGTGCCAAGATTTTTGTCAATTACTGTTTAGGTTGCCATTCCGCAGTTAACTTGCGTTACAACCGTCTGCGCGATATTGGCTTAAACGATCAACAGATTAAAGATAACTTGATCTTGGGTGATCAAAAAGTCGGCGATCTGATGACGATTGCTATGTCACCTAAGGATGCAAAAGCATGGTTTGGCAAAGTTCCTCCTGATTTATCTGTGGAGGCTCGTGCTCGTGGTACCGATTGGCTGTATACCTATTTCCGTACTTACTACAAAGACGAAGAGAGCCCAACTGGGTGGAATAACCTTGTCTACCCTAATGTAGGTATGCCCCATGTTTTGTGGGAATTACAAGGCGAGCGCATCGCCAAATTTGATAACGTTAAAGACTCAAAGGATCCAAGTAAAAGTACGAAGGTCTTCAAAGGTTTTGAGCAGGTTAGCCCTGGATTAATGAAACCCCAAGAATATGATGATAATATTGCGGACCTTGTTTCATTTATGTCCTGGATGGCTGAGCCTACCCAGTTACAACGTAAGCGAATTGGTGTTGTTGTCCTTCTATTTCTTGCGATCTTTACCTTGATTGCATGGCGTCTGAATAAGGCATATTGGAAAGACATTCGCTAA
- a CDS encoding glutathione S-transferase N-terminal domain-containing protein produces MMVLYSGTNCPFSQRCRLVLFEKGMDFEIRDVDLFNKPEDISVMNPYGQVPILVERDLILYESNIINEYIDERFPHPQLMPPDPVARARARLFLFNFEKELFVHVSALENEKGKSAEKLHEKARIAIRDRLTQLAPVFVKNKYMLGDEFSMLDVAIAPLLWRLEHYGIDLSRNAAPLLKYAERIFSRPAYIEALTPSEKVMRR; encoded by the coding sequence ATGATGGTGTTGTACTCGGGTACGAATTGCCCATTCTCACAACGCTGCCGCCTAGTTCTCTTTGAGAAGGGCATGGATTTTGAGATTCGTGATGTGGATCTCTTCAATAAACCCGAAGATATCTCGGTCATGAATCCCTATGGTCAGGTTCCTATTTTGGTTGAACGTGATCTGATTTTGTATGAGTCCAACATCATTAATGAGTACATTGATGAGCGTTTTCCGCATCCACAGTTAATGCCGCCCGATCCAGTAGCTCGTGCCCGTGCACGCTTATTTCTTTTTAATTTTGAGAAAGAGCTCTTTGTTCACGTTAGCGCACTTGAGAACGAAAAGGGTAAAAGTGCCGAAAAACTCCATGAGAAAGCACGTATAGCAATTCGGGATCGTTTGACTCAATTAGCCCCGGTATTTGTGAAGAACAAATATATGTTGGGCGATGAGTTCTCGATGTTGGATGTGGCAATTGCCCCTCTGTTGTGGCGTTTAGAGCATTACGGTATCGATCTTTCCAGAAACGCTGCTCCACTCCTGAAATATGCCGAGCGCATTTTCAGTCGCCCTGCTTATATTGAGGCATTGACACCTTCAGAAAAGGTGATGCGTCGTTAA
- a CDS encoding ClpXP protease specificity-enhancing factor, translated as MASETPSTKPYLIRALHQWCTDFGFTPFVAVFVDERVEVPIEFVKNNEIVLNISSEACYQLHIENDWISFQARFSGVPKKVLVPITHVLAIYARENGQGMSFHFDEKEAFKIKSVHKENKKPNLKLIK; from the coding sequence ATGGCTAGCGAAACCCCAAGTACCAAACCGTATCTCATCCGTGCACTGCATCAGTGGTGTACGGATTTTGGTTTTACGCCGTTCGTAGCCGTTTTTGTTGACGAACGGGTTGAGGTACCCATAGAGTTTGTAAAAAATAATGAGATTGTTCTTAATATCTCATCAGAAGCTTGCTATCAGTTACACATTGAGAATGATTGGATTAGTTTTCAGGCTAGGTTTAGTGGTGTGCCGAAAAAAGTCTTGGTGCCAATTACGCATGTACTAGCAATATATGCCAGAGAAAATGGACAAGGAATGTCATTTCATTTCGATGAAAAGGAAGCATTCAAAATAAAATCAGTACACAAGGAAAATAAAAAACCAAACCTAAAATTAATAAAATGA
- a CDS encoding glycosyltransferase family 2 protein: MGSIGVVIPFYKQRKQLEKCLELIRQQTINNIKIYVKDNSEINTYFTSAVNEGIQTFVEDREIEYILVLNQDAYLEQNTVEELVNSMIRNQECGISAPIQISENGNIVWSGGLEAFPLGNHQIFTDNSATNELETFWVNGAAMLLRKQMVREIGLLDKNMQFICSDADYSFTARSRGWKLLVSKKAFVQHDLSGSKDAENNELTMIKINDAIYFTKKWINGDLYRSLAIEGRHLTNQYVDECLKIYLNELSTIKKSTKMKR; encoded by the coding sequence ATGGGTTCGATAGGAGTAGTAATTCCATTTTATAAACAAAGAAAGCAATTAGAAAAATGCCTAGAATTAATAAGACAACAAACTATTAACAATATAAAAATTTATGTAAAAGATAATTCAGAAATTAATACTTATTTCACATCAGCAGTAAATGAAGGTATACAAACTTTTGTAGAAGACCGAGAAATAGAATATATTTTAGTACTAAATCAAGACGCATATTTAGAGCAAAACACCGTAGAAGAATTAGTCAATTCAATGATAAGAAATCAAGAATGCGGGATATCCGCCCCAATCCAAATTTCTGAAAATGGAAATATAGTATGGTCTGGAGGTTTAGAGGCATTTCCATTAGGGAATCATCAAATTTTCACTGATAATTCTGCGACAAATGAATTGGAAACGTTTTGGGTGAATGGTGCAGCAATGCTTTTAAGAAAGCAAATGGTAAGAGAGATTGGCTTGCTGGATAAAAATATGCAGTTTATTTGTTCTGATGCGGATTATTCATTCACAGCTCGGTCACGCGGTTGGAAATTATTAGTATCAAAGAAAGCATTTGTACAGCATGATCTGTCTGGATCTAAAGATGCTGAAAATAATGAGTTAACAATGATTAAAATTAATGACGCAATTTACTTTACAAAAAAATGGATAAATGGCGATCTATATAGGTCGCTTGCAATTGAGGGCCGCCACCTTACAAATCAATATGTAGATGAGTGTTTAAAAATTTATTTAAATGAATTGAGTACAATTAAAAAAAGTACTAAAATGAAGCGATAG
- a CDS encoding cytochrome bc complex cytochrome b subunit → MAFQEIKVPDNASVAQKGLAWVDSRFPLSKLFKEHMSEYYAPKNFNFWYFFGSLAIVVLVIQIVTGIFLVMNYKPDAMKAFDSVEYIMREVPWGWLIRYMHSTGASMFFVVVYLHMFRGLIYGSYQKPRELIWIFGCTIFLLLMAEAFLGYLLPWGQMSYWGAQVIINLFAAIPLIGPDLALWLRGDYVVGDATLNRFFSLHVIALPLVLVGLVAAHIIALHEVGSNNPDGIDIKKNLDASGKPVDGIPFHPYYSVHDIMGLGVFLMIFAAIVFFAPEMGGYFLEANNFIPADPLQTPSHIAPVWYFTPFYSMLRATTTPFLIPLWILCAVILGMVIKTNKDIRVKAVCAGILAVLAVGFYIFDAKFWGVVIMGGTVVILFFLPWLDKSPVRSIRYRPDFHKYIYGTFIVSFVILGYLGIKPPSPLFEKISQICTIYYLAFFFAMPWWSKMGTFKPVPDRVTFEAH, encoded by the coding sequence ATGGCATTCCAAGAAATTAAAGTCCCTGATAACGCCTCGGTTGCCCAAAAGGGCCTGGCCTGGGTGGATTCACGCTTTCCATTGAGTAAGCTATTTAAAGAGCATATGAGCGAGTACTATGCTCCAAAGAACTTTAACTTCTGGTACTTCTTTGGCTCTTTAGCCATTGTGGTGCTGGTGATTCAGATTGTGACCGGTATTTTCTTGGTTATGAACTACAAACCGGATGCCATGAAAGCATTTGACTCGGTGGAGTACATCATGCGCGAGGTGCCTTGGGGTTGGCTTATTCGCTATATGCACTCCACGGGCGCTTCGATGTTTTTTGTGGTGGTCTACTTGCATATGTTCCGTGGCTTGATCTATGGTTCCTATCAAAAACCGCGTGAACTCATTTGGATCTTTGGTTGCACGATTTTCTTGTTGCTCATGGCTGAAGCTTTCTTGGGTTATCTTTTACCTTGGGGCCAAATGTCCTACTGGGGTGCTCAGGTGATTATTAATCTCTTTGCCGCCATTCCCTTGATTGGTCCAGACTTAGCCCTATGGCTGCGTGGCGATTATGTGGTGGGAGACGCCACCTTAAACCGCTTCTTCTCCTTACATGTGATCGCCTTGCCATTGGTCTTGGTCGGTTTAGTCGCTGCACACATCATTGCCTTGCATGAAGTAGGTTCCAACAACCCAGACGGCATTGATATTAAGAAGAACTTAGATGCTTCGGGTAAGCCAGTCGATGGTATTCCGTTCCACCCATACTATTCGGTGCATGACATCATGGGTCTCGGTGTGTTCCTCATGATCTTCGCCGCGATTGTGTTCTTTGCCCCCGAGATGGGCGGCTACTTCTTAGAGGCGAACAACTTTATCCCAGCAGACCCTCTACAAACGCCATCGCATATTGCCCCGGTGTGGTACTTCACACCGTTTTATTCGATGTTGCGCGCGACGACTACCCCATTCTTAATTCCGTTGTGGATTTTGTGTGCGGTGATTTTGGGAATGGTCATCAAAACCAATAAAGACATTCGGGTTAAAGCGGTATGCGCTGGTATTTTGGCAGTCCTTGCGGTTGGCTTCTACATCTTTGATGCCAAGTTCTGGGGCGTGGTCATTATGGGCGGCACGGTCGTGATTCTGTTTTTCTTGCCTTGGCTTGATAAATCCCCCGTGCGCTCGATTCGGTATCGCCCTGATTTTCATAAATACATTTACGGCACCTTCATTGTTAGCTTTGTGATCTTGGGTTACCTCGGCATCAAGCCACCTTCACCTCTCTTTGAGAAGATCTCGCAGATCTGCACGATTTACTACTTGGCATTCTTCTTTGCTATGCCCTGGTGGAGCAAGATGGGCACCTTCAAGCCCGTGCCCGATCGCGTGACTTTTGAGGCGCACTAA
- a CDS encoding tetratricopeptide repeat protein, which yields MMREYNEIAICSIRDLIQKGEIKNAKKIIKKYLALDYKNSDMHNLMGITYALEKDFNEAIKSFEKATKIDKNFIEPTINKAAAHIEIKEYQKAIQILKKIDSQKSENSNIKMLLGIAFRRLGNMSQAIEMFTEILNISPNNIEALSNRGISNADSGNYSLALEDYLNALQINSGYSEANHNLAHIYLAEMNFLEGWKQYEWRWKTREFNSAPITTSKPIWNGKDFAVRLYVWAEQGLGDQILYASMFHELRASVQTLTVGVDQKLLILFRRSFPNIEFFDKNFIVSEENYDAHIPIGSLGQFFRREKKDFETVKYPYLTVCDEKYQLLKKKLVQPSVKLVGLSWLSKNEKIGSFKSIQLSELLPILTVSNTKFIDLQYTDTTTEREQLRKEYGINIEKMNSIDNFNDIDGLAALIMCCDLIITTSNTTAHLAGAIGKQVILLLPFSKGRFWYWHHENKKSLWYPSVTVNEQLKMDDWLEVIQDVANNIKSEQ from the coding sequence ATGATGCGCGAATATAATGAAATAGCAATTTGCTCAATAAGAGATTTAATTCAAAAAGGCGAAATAAAAAATGCAAAAAAAATTATAAAAAAATATTTAGCATTAGATTATAAAAATTCTGATATGCATAATCTTATGGGAATCACATATGCATTAGAAAAAGATTTTAATGAGGCAATTAAATCATTCGAAAAAGCAACAAAAATTGATAAAAATTTTATAGAGCCAACCATTAATAAAGCAGCAGCTCACATAGAGATAAAAGAATATCAAAAAGCAATCCAAATACTAAAAAAAATAGATAGTCAGAAAAGTGAAAATAGCAACATAAAAATGCTTCTGGGGATTGCTTTTAGAAGACTTGGAAATATGAGCCAGGCAATAGAAATGTTTACAGAAATATTAAACATAAGTCCAAACAATATAGAAGCATTATCAAATAGAGGAATTAGTAATGCTGACAGTGGAAATTATAGTTTAGCTCTTGAGGACTATTTAAATGCACTGCAAATAAATAGTGGATATTCAGAAGCAAATCACAATCTAGCCCACATCTATTTGGCTGAAATGAATTTTTTAGAAGGCTGGAAACAATATGAGTGGCGATGGAAAACGAGAGAATTTAATAGTGCCCCAATAACAACAAGCAAACCAATTTGGAATGGCAAAGATTTTGCTGTGCGGTTATATGTTTGGGCAGAACAAGGCCTTGGCGATCAAATACTGTATGCCAGTATGTTTCATGAATTAAGGGCATCAGTTCAGACTTTAACCGTTGGAGTTGATCAAAAATTATTAATTTTATTTCGCCGTTCGTTTCCTAATATAGAGTTTTTCGATAAAAATTTTATAGTATCCGAGGAAAATTATGATGCCCATATTCCTATCGGTAGCTTAGGACAATTTTTTAGGAGGGAAAAAAAAGATTTTGAGACAGTCAAGTATCCTTATTTGACTGTTTGTGATGAGAAATATCAATTGCTAAAGAAGAAATTAGTCCAACCTAGCGTTAAGCTAGTAGGATTATCCTGGCTAAGCAAAAACGAAAAAATCGGATCGTTTAAAAGCATTCAACTTTCTGAATTATTGCCAATTTTGACTGTGTCAAATACTAAGTTTATAGACTTGCAATATACAGATACAACCACAGAACGTGAGCAATTAAGAAAGGAATATGGTATCAATATCGAAAAAATGAATTCCATAGATAATTTTAATGATATTGATGGATTGGCAGCATTAATTATGTGTTGCGATTTGATAATAACAACTAGTAATACAACGGCACACTTGGCAGGTGCAATCGGTAAACAAGTAATCCTTCTGTTGCCATTCAGCAAGGGTCGATTTTGGTATTGGCATCACGAAAACAAAAAAAGTTTATGGTACCCGAGTGTCACTGTAAACGAGCAATTAAAGATGGATGATTGGCTAGAGGTGATACAGGATGTAGCAAATAATATTAAATCTGAACAATGA
- a CDS encoding CDC27 family protein has translation MKLDNQLLQYFESNLLDSALILGKKILKDDPKNLNALLIYSLTLAKKENYYEAIKNFKKLCDLNPTNIDYRINLAISQKKNNQFNEAIESFKKIKNYEFNDKVLVEIATCYAELKLFIDAENILLKSIKQNNLNNIAWCNLGNVKIETNQDRRAIKFLIKSLRIDDTYPVCWTNLGNALNHIGKHNWALNCHEKSLKLFPNSAAAWSNAGSTLIDLKYYELALDYFESALKINNNFADALINKSYLKSILGKSEEAKKINLQALSIHKDSVQINYNLAHIYLAEMNFLEGWKQYEWRWKTREFNSAPITTSKPIWNGKDFAVRLYVWAEQGLGDQILYASMFHELRASVQTLTVGVDQKLLILFRRSFPNIEFFDKNFIVSEENYDAHIPIGSLGQFFRREKKDFETVKYPYLTVCDEKYQLLKKKLVQPSVKLVGLSWLSKNEKIGSFKSIQLSELLPILTVSNTKFIDLQYTDTTTEREQLRKEYGINIEKMNSIDNFNDIDGLAALIMCCDLIITTSNTTAHLAGAIGKQVILLLPFSKGRFWYWHHENKKSLWYPSVTVNEQLKMDDWLEVIQDVANNISLEQKK, from the coding sequence ATGAAACTAGATAATCAATTACTCCAATATTTTGAATCAAACTTGCTTGATTCCGCATTAATCTTAGGAAAAAAAATACTTAAAGATGACCCAAAAAACTTAAATGCACTTTTAATATATTCATTAACATTAGCAAAAAAAGAAAATTATTATGAAGCAATTAAAAACTTTAAAAAACTATGTGATCTAAATCCTACCAATATTGATTATAGAATTAATTTAGCTATTTCTCAAAAAAAGAATAATCAATTTAATGAGGCAATTGAATCATTTAAAAAAATTAAGAATTATGAATTTAATGACAAAGTATTGGTTGAAATCGCAACTTGTTATGCAGAATTGAAATTATTTATAGATGCAGAAAATATCTTATTAAAATCAATCAAACAAAATAATTTAAATAATATTGCTTGGTGTAATTTGGGTAATGTCAAAATCGAAACTAATCAAGATAGAAGAGCAATCAAATTTTTAATCAAGTCACTCAGAATCGATGATACCTATCCAGTATGTTGGACAAACTTAGGTAATGCCTTAAATCATATAGGAAAGCATAACTGGGCTCTTAATTGCCATGAAAAATCATTAAAGTTATTTCCAAATTCGGCAGCAGCATGGTCGAATGCTGGCAGTACATTAATTGATTTAAAATATTACGAGCTTGCTTTAGATTATTTTGAGAGTGCTTTAAAGATAAATAATAATTTTGCAGATGCATTAATTAATAAGTCATATTTAAAATCAATTTTAGGAAAATCTGAAGAAGCAAAAAAGATAAATTTACAAGCATTATCAATTCATAAAGATTCTGTTCAGATTAATTACAATCTAGCCCACATCTATTTGGCTGAAATGAATTTTTTAGAAGGCTGGAAACAATATGAGTGGCGATGGAAAACGAGAGAATTTAATAGTGCCCCAATAACAACAAGCAAACCAATTTGGAATGGCAAAGATTTTGCTGTGCGGTTATATGTTTGGGCAGAACAAGGCCTTGGCGATCAAATACTGTATGCCAGTATGTTTCATGAATTAAGGGCATCAGTTCAGACTTTAACCGTTGGAGTTGATCAAAAATTATTAATTTTATTTCGCCGTTCGTTTCCTAATATAGAGTTTTTCGATAAAAATTTTATAGTATCCGAGGAAAATTATGATGCCCATATTCCTATCGGTAGCTTAGGACAATTTTTTAGGAGGGAAAAAAAAGATTTTGAGACAGTCAAGTATCCTTATTTGACTGTTTGTGATGAGAAATATCAATTGCTAAAGAAGAAATTAGTCCAACCTAGCGTTAAGCTAGTAGGATTATCCTGGCTAAGCAAAAACGAAAAAATCGGATCGTTTAAAAGCATTCAACTTTCTGAATTATTGCCAATTTTGACTGTGTCAAATACTAAGTTTATAGACTTGCAATATACAGATACAACCACAGAACGTGAGCAATTAAGAAAGGAATATGGTATCAATATCGAAAAAATGAATTCCATAGATAATTTTAATGATATTGATGGATTGGCAGCATTAATTATGTGTTGCGATTTGATAATAACAACTAGTAATACAACGGCACACTTGGCAGGTGCAATCGGTAAACAAGTAATCCTTCTGTTGCCATTCAGCAAGGGTCGATTTTGGTATTGGCATCACGAAAACAAAAAAAGTTTATGGTACCCGAGTGTCACTGTAAACGAGCAATTAAAGATGGATGATTGGCTAGAGGTGATACAGGATGTAGCAAATAATATTAGTTTGGAGCAGAAAAAATGA
- a CDS encoding glycosyltransferase has product MNIISIVVGFDQKEAVAYHVFCQSIIEKASLPCEFLPLAENTLSEYKETHKDGSNKFIYSRFLTPYLKKFTGWAIFADGDMICNVDIKELWEKRDPTKAVQVVKHNYKTKRNIKYLGNKNEDYPRKNWSSLILWNCEHPKNRILMPQFIQSQPGSYLHRFSWLDDDEIGELNKDWNWLAIEYPDSESAKLIHYTLGTPCFFEFRDTEMSEKWINQYQKTIEGMEK; this is encoded by the coding sequence ATGAATATCATTAGCATCGTGGTTGGTTTTGATCAGAAAGAAGCTGTTGCTTACCATGTATTTTGTCAAAGTATTATAGAAAAAGCATCATTACCATGTGAATTTTTACCGCTAGCCGAAAACACCTTATCTGAATACAAAGAAACACATAAAGATGGAAGTAATAAATTTATATATTCAAGATTTTTAACTCCCTATTTGAAAAAATTTACTGGATGGGCAATTTTTGCTGACGGTGACATGATTTGTAACGTAGATATCAAAGAATTATGGGAAAAAAGAGATCCAACGAAAGCTGTACAGGTTGTAAAACATAATTACAAAACAAAAAGGAATATAAAATATCTTGGAAATAAAAATGAAGATTACCCTAGAAAAAACTGGTCAAGTTTAATTTTATGGAATTGTGAGCATCCAAAAAATAGAATATTAATGCCACAATTTATTCAATCACAACCAGGGTCATACTTACACAGATTTAGTTGGCTAGATGACGATGAAATAGGTGAGTTGAATAAAGATTGGAATTGGTTAGCCATTGAGTATCCGGACAGTGAGAGTGCAAAATTAATTCACTATACATTGGGAACGCCATGTTTTTTTGAGTTTAGAGATACAGAAATGTCCGAAAAATGGATTAATCAATATCAAAAAACAATAGAAGGAATGGAGAAATAG